The window AACCTTTATTCGTATTACTTGTTGTTTATGTTGCCCTGCTTGCCTTTGGTGGTCATACCACATTCGATAAAGGAAATATTTTTGCCGGTAACATCGCTATGGGTGTAATGTTGCTTTTTACAGCAATAGGCCACTTTAAGTTTAAAACCAGTATGGCCGCCATGATCCCGCTTTTCATTCCGAAGAAAGTAGAAATTATTCTATTTACGGGCGTACTAGAGATTTTATTTGCCATTGCATTACAAATTGAAGATATAAGATACTATACCGGCATTGCATTGATCATATTTTTAATGACCATTATACCTGCCAATATTTATGCAGCAAAAAACCACATCAATTACGAAGATTTATACAAACCCGGCCCAGGCCCTAAATATTTATGGTTCAGAATTCCTTTTCAGCTTTTCTTAATCGCCTGGGTTTGGTATTTTAGCGTCCGTTAATTGCTAAAGCACTAACTTTACCTCTCTGAAGTAAATAATACTGACAAAATATGCCAAACAATCCTATTCCTGCCAGCGCCAATAACCCTGCTGATGCTTTTATGCGTCTGCTAACTGTTTTAGATACTTTGCGTACACAATGCCCATGGGATAAAAAACAAACCATGGAAACCCTGCGCCATTTAACCATTGAGGAAACTTATGAGTTGAGTGATGCAATTTTGGAAGGCGATCTGGATGAAATTAAAAAGGAACTGGGCGATGTAATGATGCATCTGGTTTTTTATTCGCGTATTGCTTCAGAAACCAACGAGTTTAACATTACAGATGTTTTAAACGGGGTTTGCGACAAACTGGTTAACCGCCATCCACATATTTATGGCGACGTAGAAGTGCAGAATGAAGAAGATGTAAAACGTAACTGGGAGCAGATTAAACTCAAAGAAGGCAACAAATCGGTTCTGGCTGGTGTTCCGGGTTCATTACCTGCGCTGGTTAAGGCCTCACGCATTCAGGAGAAAGCACGTGGAGTGGGTTTTGATTGGGAAAATAAAAATCAGGTTTGGGAAAAAGTGGAGGAAGAACTGCAGGAATTTAAATCGGAGTTTAACGTAGCCGATAATACCGCTATTGATGTAGAAAAGGCCGAGTCAGAATTTGGGGATGTACTTTTCTCACTGATCAATTACGCCCGCTTCATCAACATCAATCCTGAAAACGCGCTGGAAAAAACCAATAAAAAATTTATCAAACGCTTTCAGTACCTCGAAAGTAAGGCAAAAGAAAATGGTAAAGCATTGGCTGATATGACCCTTGCCGAAATGGATGTGTATTGGAATGAGGCAAAAAAGGTATAGTCGAGTCGTCATCTCGAGCGGAGTATAGCGTAGCCGAGAGATCTATCAAAGTAGATTTCTCCATTCCGTTGCACTCCAGTCGAAATGACGCCTTTATTAAAACTACTCATAAAACTTCCCGTCAACATAATACCATTTCCCGTCTTCTAACCTGAAGTTAGATTTTTCATGCAGTACTTCCGTTTGGAATTTCTTATTGAGATAATAAGCCTTAAATTCTACGGTATCAAAAGTTGCTGCAACAATTTCGAGTTTAAGCCATTTGGTATTTTTTGCGCTTTTTAAATAGGCATCTTTACTATTGCCCTTGCGTTTGCTGCTGTGTGTGGTTTCAACCAAATAATCACCATCATGCACTACAAAAGCCGAATACCGCGAACGCATTAAGGCTTCGGCTGTAGGAGCAGTTTGTTGCTTTAAATGGTATGGTTTACAGCAGTTTTGGTAAAGCAAACCGCTTCCGCAGGGACAATTGGTAATGTTCATCTCGATTATTTGAGCGGCAAATTAGGAATTTAATGTCCTTGATGCCAAAATTTCCGTAAAATTGCAATCCAAAATAATGAGATACTTCTTCCACATTGCTTATCAGGGTCAGCATTACAATGGCTGGCAAAAACAACCAGGTGCCATTAGCGTACAGGCGGTAATTGAAAAAGCACTGGAACAAATTTTAAAACAGCCTGTTCCCATTATTGGTTGTGGCAGAACTGATGCACATGTACATGCCAGTCAGTTTTTCTTTCATGCCGATATCGAAAAAACCTTTGATTTTGACCTCCTTTATCGCTTAAACAAGGCTTTACCGCAAAACATTGCTGTTTTCGATATTATTCCAATGGAAGGCCTGCCACATGCCCGATTCGATGCTGTTCAACGCAGGTACGATTATTTTATCCACACTTACAAAGATCCTTTCTTAAGCAACCAGAGTTCTTTTTATCAGGATCCGCATTTGGACCTTCAAAAAATGAAAGCAGCGGTTAATCTGCTACCACAATACAAAGATTACCGGGCTTTTTGTACCCAGCCCAACAAATACGAGCACACCATTTGTAACGTAATGGAAGCCGATTTATTTGTGAATGAAAAAGGCGACCGCATTCGCTTTCACATTGCAAGCAACCGTTTTTTAAGTAAAATGATCCGTATTTTAATGGGAAAAATCCTAAAAACCGGATTAGGCGAACTGAGCCTGGATGAATTTGAAAGCCTGCTAATTAACCTGCAAACACCTAAAACTTTAGATCCGGCGCACCCTACAGGCCTATACCTTTCTAAAGTAACCTACCCCTATTTAAACCTGCCACCCAGAACCGAGTTTTTGCATAGCACGCAAGGAATTGAATGGATTTCGGTTAAACTGTAGCGTTTTGCTTTCAGCTTCCGTTTAAGGAGTATGAAAGCTAAAATCTCCATCCTTTTATTTACCCTTGGCCTATCATTGGGCTGTAAAAAGCCTGATAAAGTTGATGTGGTAAACAATGGCGATTATACCGGTTTACTGGTGGTAACCAATAGTGTAAAATCGGTACCGAGCACCTACCCTATTGTTGCTTCTTTAAAGAACGGACAGTTTAGTATCACATACAAAAACACCAATAAACCCACAGCAGGATCAGGTACATATACTTTTGACAAAGGGCTTGCTGTTTTTGTTAATGAAGGTATTTATACCGCCGATTTTGACTGGAACATGATTTTAAATGGAGAATACGAGGTTAAAAGCAATGCTACCGACCTCACGCTCAAAAAGAAGTTTAAGCAGGCTGCTACCGAAAATTCACCAGCTACCTCATACGCTTACCTGCAATATGAATACATTTTGAAAAAAATTAACTAGCAAGAGAATAAAAAGTTAGGTTTAGGTTGCCTGGGCATCGAAAATGATCTGATTTGATGACCCAGGCTTTTTTATGCCTTATTTAAAGCGGATTGCCTTTAATGGTGAAACTTTACTAATTAACAACGAAGGGATAATCAGCACAGTTAAACATACCACTACCGTAACTACATTGAGTAGCAGCACATCAATAAAATGAAATTCGATTGGTACATAGGCTAAAAAATACGAAGCCTGGTTGAGTTTGAAAATGTGCGTAGCCTCCTGAAAGAAGCCAAGGCCCAGGCCTAAAATATTACCAAGCAATAACCCAATACCAATCAGGTAAGCAGCATTGTAAAGAAAAATCTTCATGATGCTCCAGTTTGTTGCCCCAAAAGATTTAAGCATCCCAATCATGTTAGTGCGTTCTAAAATCATAATCAACAGGGCAGTAACCATGTTAATTACCCCTACAATCAACATTAAAATGAGTAACACATTTGTATTTACATCTAGCAACCCCAGCCAGGTAAAAATATTAGGGAAATTTTCTTCAATAGAAAAAGAACGTAGATTACGTGGTAGTTTTTCGTAAATCTCATCCGCAACGGGCTGAAGTTTACTAAAATCTTTAATCCTGATTTCTACCCCTCCAATTTCGTTAGCTTCCCAGTTATTTAAGCGTTTAACAATATTCAGGTTGCCCAATACAAAACCTTTGTCGATATCTTCTACACCGATATCGTAAATACCCACAATTTTAAATTTCCGCGGGCGCAACTGGTTCTGCACAAAGTACATGATAAAATCATCGCCTGTTTTTAATTTTAAGCGATTGGCCGTATAATTTGAAATCAACAGTTCTTGCATAGCCCTGGTACTATCAGCAAAATTGATGGTAG is drawn from Pedobacter sp. HDW13 and contains these coding sequences:
- the mazG gene encoding nucleoside triphosphate pyrophosphohydrolase translates to MPNNPIPASANNPADAFMRLLTVLDTLRTQCPWDKKQTMETLRHLTIEETYELSDAILEGDLDEIKKELGDVMMHLVFYSRIASETNEFNITDVLNGVCDKLVNRHPHIYGDVEVQNEEDVKRNWEQIKLKEGNKSVLAGVPGSLPALVKASRIQEKARGVGFDWENKNQVWEKVEEELQEFKSEFNVADNTAIDVEKAESEFGDVLFSLINYARFININPENALEKTNKKFIKRFQYLESKAKENGKALADMTLAEMDVYWNEAKKV
- a CDS encoding YchJ family protein, which translates into the protein MNITNCPCGSGLLYQNCCKPYHLKQQTAPTAEALMRSRYSAFVVHDGDYLVETTHSSKRKGNSKDAYLKSAKNTKWLKLEIVAATFDTVEFKAYYLNKKFQTEVLHEKSNFRLEDGKWYYVDGKFYE
- the truA gene encoding tRNA pseudouridine(38-40) synthase TruA, with amino-acid sequence MRYFFHIAYQGQHYNGWQKQPGAISVQAVIEKALEQILKQPVPIIGCGRTDAHVHASQFFFHADIEKTFDFDLLYRLNKALPQNIAVFDIIPMEGLPHARFDAVQRRYDYFIHTYKDPFLSNQSSFYQDPHLDLQKMKAAVNLLPQYKDYRAFCTQPNKYEHTICNVMEADLFVNEKGDRIRFHIASNRFLSKMIRILMGKILKTGLGELSLDEFESLLINLQTPKTLDPAHPTGLYLSKVTYPYLNLPPRTEFLHSTQGIEWISVKL
- a CDS encoding FtsX-like permease family protein; the protein is MNFEYFIAGRIAVKSERTFSKLIVRIAIAGVMLSLAVMILSIAIIKGFKTQIQDKVRGYLGDVQITRYDLNNSFEHSPFALSDTANNDLKNNPNIEYFYPFATKPAILSANNEIEGINFKGVDKSYNWNYIKQHLISGTTINFADSTRAMQELLISNYTANRLKLKTGDDFIMYFVQNQLRPRKFKIVGIYDIGVEDIDKGFVLGNLNIVKRLNNWEANEIGGVEIRIKDFSKLQPVADEIYEKLPRNLRSFSIEENFPNIFTWLGLLDVNTNVLLILMLIVGVINMVTALLIMILERTNMIGMLKSFGATNWSIMKIFLYNAAYLIGIGLLLGNILGLGLGFFQEATHIFKLNQASYFLAYVPIEFHFIDVLLLNVVTVVVCLTVLIIPSLLISKVSPLKAIRFK